From Anopheles coluzzii chromosome 3, AcolN3, whole genome shotgun sequence, the proteins below share one genomic window:
- the LOC125907471 gene encoding uncharacterized protein LOC125907471 isoform X4: MHTSGKSVRARSSRSSWSQSWEIARVQNNQELERRLLDLVERRLKMKMRHTEELLRLEESLDSDSSLSDNGERTSQWAEQQLNAASDESEEERMLQRSRSADMEQRVSTNNPATASGQQSEYLAQPQCDAQVRAMEQQPRLEQVPVSERQLCKQFIGMDMQQQRCGAFPVQAQGPAQVPDSQQQRCDVYPVQVQGPVQVPDSQQQRCGVYPVQVQGPVQVPDTQQQRSGVYLVQVQGPVQVPDSQQQRSGVYLVQVLGPVQVPDTRQQRCGVYPVQVQGPVQVPDTQQQRSGVYPVQVQGPMQVPDSQQQRSGVYPVQVLGPVQVPDSQQQRSGVYPVQVLGPVQVPDTRQQRCGVYPVQVQGPVQVPDTRQQRCGVYPVQVQGPVQVPDSQQQRSGVYPVQVLGPVQVPDTQQQRCGVYPVQVQGPMQIPDYQQKRRGVYPAQVHTQENVPMLEEHKCSPYPVQVRCNAQSCDTYRKESSAYPAQVQLRAQVPGPEQQMYGAYSSQVQQQPHFRVADPAYPVMRPEQMQPSYLEGIAPQQVSTVCSIVSNAAQNAARHVWPKKLPTFSGDPEEWPVFIRAYEDSTIACGFTAVENAIKLEECLRGPARELIRPKLRFPNATAAAIETMRELYGKPQLLLKSLLTKVRRAEVPRADRLDSLIRFGLVVQELCDHIVAANMISHLNNPTLLDELVEKLPAAYKMEWSDFSEKYEEP, translated from the exons aTGCATACTAGTGGAAAAAGTGTTCGTGCTCGGAGCTCGCGTAGTTCCTGGTCGCAGTCATGGGAAATTGCAAGAGTTCAGAATAACCAGGAGCTCGAGCGACGCCTTCTAGATTTGGTTGAGAGACGGCTGAAGATGAAAATGCGGCATACCGAAGAATTGCTACGCTTGGAGGAATCTCTCGACAGCGATTCATCTTTGTCAGACAATGGAGAACGAACCTCCCAATGGGCGGAACAACAGTTGAACGCAGCATCTGATGAAAGCGAAGAGGAGCGAATGCTGCAGCGTAGCCGGTCGGCCGATATGGAGCAACGAGTGTCTACCAACAACCCGGCCACAGCGTCAGGACAGCAGAGTGAGTATCTGGCTCAGCCACAATGCGATGCGCAGGTCCGCGCCATGGAACAGCAGCCACGCCTCGAGCAGGTTCCCGTTTCGGAGCGGCAGCTGTGCAAGCAGTTTATCGGCATGGatatgcagcagcagcggtgtggTGCATTCCCCGTCCAGGCGCAAGGCCCCGCGCAGGTTCCCGattcccagcagcagcggtgtgaTGTGTACCCCGTCCAGGTGCAAGGCCCTGTGCAGGTTCCCgattcgcagcagcagcggtgtggCGTGTACCCCGTCCAGGTGCAAGGCCCCGTGCAG GTTCCCgatacgcagcagcagcggagtgGTGTGTACCTCGTCCAGGTGCAAGGCCCCGTGCAG GTTCCCgattcgcagcagcagcggagtgGTGTGTACCTCGTCCAGGTGCTAGGCCCCGTGCAGGTTCCCGATACGCGGCAGCAGCGGTGTGGCGTGTACCCCGTCCAGGTGCAAGGCCCCGTGCAGGTTCCCgatacgcagcagcagcggagtgGTGTGTACCCCGTCCAGGTGCAAGGCCCCATGCAGGTTCCCgattcgcagcagcagcggagtgGTGTGTACCCCGTCCAGGTGCTAGGCCCCGTGCAGGTTCCCgattcgcagcagcagcggagtgGTGTGTACCCCGTCCAGGTGCTAGGCCCCGTGCAGGTTCCCGATACGCGGCAGCAGCGGTGTGGCGTGTACCCCGTCCAGGTGCAAGGCCCCGTGCAG GTTCCCGATACGCGGCAGCAGCGGTGTGGCGTGTACCCCGTCCAGGTGCAAGGCCCCGTGCAGGTTCCCgattcgcagcagcagcggagtgGTGTGTACCCCGTCCAGGTGCTAGGCCCCGTGCAGGTTCCCgatacgcagcagcagcggtgtggCGTGTACCCCGTCCAGGTGCAAGGCCCCATGCAGATTCCCGATTATCAGCAGAAGCGACGTGGTGTGTACCCTGCCCAGGTACACACCCAGGAGAATGTTCCTATGTTGGAGGAGCATAAATGTAGCCCGTACCCCGTCCAGGTACGATGCAACGCGCAGTCGTGCGACACGTATAGGAAGGAGTCCAGTGCGTACCCCGCCCAGGTACAATTACGTGCACAAGTCCCCGGTCCGGAGCAGCAAATGTATGGTGCCTATTCCAGCCAGGTACAACAGCAACCACATTTTAGAGTTGCGGATCCGGCATACCCCGTCATGCGTCCCGAACAGATGCAACCGTCTTACTTGGAAGGTATTGCCCCGCAACAGGTGAGTACCGTTTGTTCTATTGTTTCTAACGCTGCACAAAATGCAGCAAGGCATGTTTGGCCGAAGAAGCTTCCAACATTTTCAGGTGATCCAGAAGAATGGCCCGTATTTATAAGAGCATACGAAGATTCCACCATAGCCTGTGGATTTACGGCAGTTGAGAATGCTATAAAACTAGAGGAATGTTTAAGAGGTCCAGCGCGTGAGTTAATTCGCCCGAAGCTACGATTTCCTAacgcaacggcagcagcaatcgAAACAATGCGTGAATTGTACGGCAAACCGCAACTGTTATTGAAGAGCCTTTTGACTAAGGTGCGTAGAGCAGAAGTACCAAGAGCAGATCGGCTTGATTCGTTAATACGATTTGGCTTAGTTGTGCAGGAACTATGTGACCATATCGTAGCCGCTAATATGATATCGCACTTAAACAATCCGACATTGCTTGATGAACTCGTTGAAAAGTTGCCAGCTGCTTACAAAATGGAGTGGTCAGATTTCAGTGAAAAATATGAGGAGCCTTAA
- the LOC125907471 gene encoding uncharacterized protein LOC125907471 isoform X2, whose amino-acid sequence MHTSGKSVRARSSRSSWSQSWEIARVQNNQELERRLLDLVERRLKMKMRHTEELLRLEESLDSDSSLSDNGERTSQWAEQQLNAASDESEEERMLQRSRSADMEQRVSTNNPATASGQQSEYLAQPQCDAQVRAMEQQPRLEQVPVSERQLCKQFIGMDMQQQRCGAFPVQAQGPAQVPDSQQQRCDVYPVQVQGPVQVPDSQQQRCGVYPVQVQGPVQVPDTQQQRSGVYLVQVQGPVQVPDYQQQQCDVYPVQVQGPVQVPDSQQQRSGVYLVQVQGPVQVPDSQQQRSGVYPVQVLGPVQVPDSQQQRSGVYLVQVLGPVQVPDTRQQRCGVYPVQVQGPVQVPDTQQQRSGVYPVQVQGPMQVPDSQQQRSGVYPVQVLGPVQVPDSQQQRSGVYPVQVQGPVQVPDTRQQRCGVYPVQVQGPVQVPDSQQQRSGVYPVQVLGPVQVPDTQQQRCGVYPVQVQGPMQIPDYQQKRRGVYPAQVHTQENVPMLEEHKCSPYPVQVRCNAQSCDTYRKESSAYPAQVQLRAQVPGPEQQMYGAYSSQVQQQPHFRVADPAYPVMRPEQMQPSYLEGIAPQQVSTVCSIVSNAAQNAARHVWPKKLPTFSGDPEEWPVFIRAYEDSTIACGFTAVENAIKLEECLRGPARELIRPKLRFPNATAAAIETMRELYGKPQLLLKSLLTKVRRAEVPRADRLDSLIRFGLVVQELCDHIVAANMISHLNNPTLLDELVEKLPAAYKMEWSDFSEKYEEP is encoded by the exons aTGCATACTAGTGGAAAAAGTGTTCGTGCTCGGAGCTCGCGTAGTTCCTGGTCGCAGTCATGGGAAATTGCAAGAGTTCAGAATAACCAGGAGCTCGAGCGACGCCTTCTAGATTTGGTTGAGAGACGGCTGAAGATGAAAATGCGGCATACCGAAGAATTGCTACGCTTGGAGGAATCTCTCGACAGCGATTCATCTTTGTCAGACAATGGAGAACGAACCTCCCAATGGGCGGAACAACAGTTGAACGCAGCATCTGATGAAAGCGAAGAGGAGCGAATGCTGCAGCGTAGCCGGTCGGCCGATATGGAGCAACGAGTGTCTACCAACAACCCGGCCACAGCGTCAGGACAGCAGAGTGAGTATCTGGCTCAGCCACAATGCGATGCGCAGGTCCGCGCCATGGAACAGCAGCCACGCCTCGAGCAGGTTCCCGTTTCGGAGCGGCAGCTGTGCAAGCAGTTTATCGGCATGGatatgcagcagcagcggtgtggTGCATTCCCCGTCCAGGCGCAAGGCCCCGCGCAGGTTCCCGattcccagcagcagcggtgtgaTGTGTACCCCGTCCAGGTGCAAGGCCCTGTGCAGGTTCCCgattcgcagcagcagcggtgtggCGTGTACCCCGTCCAGGTGCAAGGCCCCGTGCAG GTTCCCgatacgcagcagcagcggagtgGTGTGTACCTCGTCCAGGTGCAAGGCCCCGTGCAGGTTCCCGattaccagcagcagcagtgtgatGTGTACCCCGTCCAGGTGCAAGGCCCTGTGCAGGTTCCCgattcgcagcagcagcggagtgGTGTGTACCTCGTCCAGGTGCAAGGCCCCGTGCAGGTTCCCgattcgcagcagcagcggagtgGTGTGTACCCCGTCCAGGTGCTAGGCCCCGTGCAGGTTCCCgattcgcagcagcagcggagtgGTGTGTACCTCGTCCAGGTGCTAGGCCCCGTGCAGGTTCCCGATACGCGGCAGCAGCGGTGTGGCGTGTACCCCGTCCAGGTGCAAGGCCCCGTGCAGGTTCCCgatacgcagcagcagcggagtgGTGTGTACCCCGTCCAGGTGCAAGGCCCCATGCAGGTTCCCgattcgcagcagcagcggagtgGTGTGTACCCCGTCCAGGTGCTAGGCCCCGTGCAGGTTCCCgattcgcagcagcagcggagtgGTGTGTACCCCGTCCAG GTGCAAGGCCCCGTGCAG GTTCCCGATACGCGGCAGCAGCGGTGTGGCGTGTACCCCGTCCAGGTGCAAGGCCCCGTGCAGGTTCCCgattcgcagcagcagcggagtgGTGTGTACCCCGTCCAGGTGCTAGGCCCCGTGCAGGTTCCCgatacgcagcagcagcggtgtggCGTGTACCCCGTCCAGGTGCAAGGCCCCATGCAGATTCCCGATTATCAGCAGAAGCGACGTGGTGTGTACCCTGCCCAGGTACACACCCAGGAGAATGTTCCTATGTTGGAGGAGCATAAATGTAGCCCGTACCCCGTCCAGGTACGATGCAACGCGCAGTCGTGCGACACGTATAGGAAGGAGTCCAGTGCGTACCCCGCCCAGGTACAATTACGTGCACAAGTCCCCGGTCCGGAGCAGCAAATGTATGGTGCCTATTCCAGCCAGGTACAACAGCAACCACATTTTAGAGTTGCGGATCCGGCATACCCCGTCATGCGTCCCGAACAGATGCAACCGTCTTACTTGGAAGGTATTGCCCCGCAACAGGTGAGTACCGTTTGTTCTATTGTTTCTAACGCTGCACAAAATGCAGCAAGGCATGTTTGGCCGAAGAAGCTTCCAACATTTTCAGGTGATCCAGAAGAATGGCCCGTATTTATAAGAGCATACGAAGATTCCACCATAGCCTGTGGATTTACGGCAGTTGAGAATGCTATAAAACTAGAGGAATGTTTAAGAGGTCCAGCGCGTGAGTTAATTCGCCCGAAGCTACGATTTCCTAacgcaacggcagcagcaatcgAAACAATGCGTGAATTGTACGGCAAACCGCAACTGTTATTGAAGAGCCTTTTGACTAAGGTGCGTAGAGCAGAAGTACCAAGAGCAGATCGGCTTGATTCGTTAATACGATTTGGCTTAGTTGTGCAGGAACTATGTGACCATATCGTAGCCGCTAATATGATATCGCACTTAAACAATCCGACATTGCTTGATGAACTCGTTGAAAAGTTGCCAGCTGCTTACAAAATGGAGTGGTCAGATTTCAGTGAAAAATATGAGGAGCCTTAA
- the LOC125907471 gene encoding uncharacterized protein LOC125907471 isoform X1 encodes MHTSGKSVRARSSRSSWSQSWEIARVQNNQELERRLLDLVERRLKMKMRHTEELLRLEESLDSDSSLSDNGERTSQWAEQQLNAASDESEEERMLQRSRSADMEQRVSTNNPATASGQQSEYLAQPQCDAQVRAMEQQPRLEQVPVSERQLCKQFIGMDMQQQRCGAFPVQAQGPAQVPDSQQQRCDVYPVQVQGPVQVPDSQQQRCGVYPVQVQGPVQVPDTQQQRSGVYLVQVQGPVQVPDYQQQQCDVYPVQVQGPVQVPDSQQQRSGVYLVQVQGPVQVPDSQQQRSGVYPVQVLGPVQVPDSQQQRSGVYLVQVLGPVQVPDTRQQRCGVYPVQVQGPVQVPDTQQQRSGVYPVQVQGPMQVPDSQQQRSGVYPVQVLGPVQVPDSQQQRSGVYPVQVLGPVQVPDTRQQRCGVYPVQVQGPVQVPDTRQQRCGVYPVQVQGPVQVPDSQQQRSGVYPVQVLGPVQVPDTQQQRCGVYPVQVQGPMQIPDYQQKRRGVYPAQVHTQENVPMLEEHKCSPYPVQVRCNAQSCDTYRKESSAYPAQVQLRAQVPGPEQQMYGAYSSQVQQQPHFRVADPAYPVMRPEQMQPSYLEGIAPQQVSTVCSIVSNAAQNAARHVWPKKLPTFSGDPEEWPVFIRAYEDSTIACGFTAVENAIKLEECLRGPARELIRPKLRFPNATAAAIETMRELYGKPQLLLKSLLTKVRRAEVPRADRLDSLIRFGLVVQELCDHIVAANMISHLNNPTLLDELVEKLPAAYKMEWSDFSEKYEEP; translated from the exons aTGCATACTAGTGGAAAAAGTGTTCGTGCTCGGAGCTCGCGTAGTTCCTGGTCGCAGTCATGGGAAATTGCAAGAGTTCAGAATAACCAGGAGCTCGAGCGACGCCTTCTAGATTTGGTTGAGAGACGGCTGAAGATGAAAATGCGGCATACCGAAGAATTGCTACGCTTGGAGGAATCTCTCGACAGCGATTCATCTTTGTCAGACAATGGAGAACGAACCTCCCAATGGGCGGAACAACAGTTGAACGCAGCATCTGATGAAAGCGAAGAGGAGCGAATGCTGCAGCGTAGCCGGTCGGCCGATATGGAGCAACGAGTGTCTACCAACAACCCGGCCACAGCGTCAGGACAGCAGAGTGAGTATCTGGCTCAGCCACAATGCGATGCGCAGGTCCGCGCCATGGAACAGCAGCCACGCCTCGAGCAGGTTCCCGTTTCGGAGCGGCAGCTGTGCAAGCAGTTTATCGGCATGGatatgcagcagcagcggtgtggTGCATTCCCCGTCCAGGCGCAAGGCCCCGCGCAGGTTCCCGattcccagcagcagcggtgtgaTGTGTACCCCGTCCAGGTGCAAGGCCCTGTGCAGGTTCCCgattcgcagcagcagcggtgtggCGTGTACCCCGTCCAGGTGCAAGGCCCCGTGCAG GTTCCCgatacgcagcagcagcggagtgGTGTGTACCTCGTCCAGGTGCAAGGCCCCGTGCAGGTTCCCGattaccagcagcagcagtgtgatGTGTACCCCGTCCAGGTGCAAGGCCCTGTGCAGGTTCCCgattcgcagcagcagcggagtgGTGTGTACCTCGTCCAGGTGCAAGGCCCCGTGCAGGTTCCCgattcgcagcagcagcggagtgGTGTGTACCCCGTCCAGGTGCTAGGCCCCGTGCAGGTTCCCgattcgcagcagcagcggagtgGTGTGTACCTCGTCCAGGTGCTAGGCCCCGTGCAGGTTCCCGATACGCGGCAGCAGCGGTGTGGCGTGTACCCCGTCCAGGTGCAAGGCCCCGTGCAGGTTCCCgatacgcagcagcagcggagtgGTGTGTACCCCGTCCAGGTGCAAGGCCCCATGCAGGTTCCCgattcgcagcagcagcggagtgGTGTGTACCCCGTCCAGGTGCTAGGCCCCGTGCAGGTTCCCgattcgcagcagcagcggagtgGTGTGTACCCCGTCCAGGTGCTAGGCCCCGTGCAGGTTCCCGATACGCGGCAGCAGCGGTGTGGCGTGTACCCCGTCCAGGTGCAAGGCCCCGTGCAG GTTCCCGATACGCGGCAGCAGCGGTGTGGCGTGTACCCCGTCCAGGTGCAAGGCCCCGTGCAGGTTCCCgattcgcagcagcagcggagtgGTGTGTACCCCGTCCAGGTGCTAGGCCCCGTGCAGGTTCCCgatacgcagcagcagcggtgtggCGTGTACCCCGTCCAGGTGCAAGGCCCCATGCAGATTCCCGATTATCAGCAGAAGCGACGTGGTGTGTACCCTGCCCAGGTACACACCCAGGAGAATGTTCCTATGTTGGAGGAGCATAAATGTAGCCCGTACCCCGTCCAGGTACGATGCAACGCGCAGTCGTGCGACACGTATAGGAAGGAGTCCAGTGCGTACCCCGCCCAGGTACAATTACGTGCACAAGTCCCCGGTCCGGAGCAGCAAATGTATGGTGCCTATTCCAGCCAGGTACAACAGCAACCACATTTTAGAGTTGCGGATCCGGCATACCCCGTCATGCGTCCCGAACAGATGCAACCGTCTTACTTGGAAGGTATTGCCCCGCAACAGGTGAGTACCGTTTGTTCTATTGTTTCTAACGCTGCACAAAATGCAGCAAGGCATGTTTGGCCGAAGAAGCTTCCAACATTTTCAGGTGATCCAGAAGAATGGCCCGTATTTATAAGAGCATACGAAGATTCCACCATAGCCTGTGGATTTACGGCAGTTGAGAATGCTATAAAACTAGAGGAATGTTTAAGAGGTCCAGCGCGTGAGTTAATTCGCCCGAAGCTACGATTTCCTAacgcaacggcagcagcaatcgAAACAATGCGTGAATTGTACGGCAAACCGCAACTGTTATTGAAGAGCCTTTTGACTAAGGTGCGTAGAGCAGAAGTACCAAGAGCAGATCGGCTTGATTCGTTAATACGATTTGGCTTAGTTGTGCAGGAACTATGTGACCATATCGTAGCCGCTAATATGATATCGCACTTAAACAATCCGACATTGCTTGATGAACTCGTTGAAAAGTTGCCAGCTGCTTACAAAATGGAGTGGTCAGATTTCAGTGAAAAATATGAGGAGCCTTAA
- the LOC125907471 gene encoding uncharacterized protein LOC125907471 isoform X3 — translation MHTSGKSVRARSSRSSWSQSWEIARVQNNQELERRLLDLVERRLKMKMRHTEELLRLEESLDSDSSLSDNGERTSQWAEQQLNAASDESEEERMLQRSRSADMEQRVSTNNPATASGQQSEYLAQPQCDAQVRAMEQQPRLEQVPVSERQLCKQFIGMDMQQQRCGAFPVQAQGPAQVPDSQQQRCDVYPVQVQGPVQVPDSQQQRCGVYPVQVQGPVQVPDTQQQRSGVYLVQVQGPVQVPDYQQQQCDVYPVQVQGPVQVPDSQQQRSGVYLVQVQGPVQVPDSQQQRSGVYPVQVLGPVQVPDTRQQRCGVYPVQVQGPVQVPDTQQQRSGVYPVQVQGPMQVPDSQQQRSGVYPVQVLGPVQVPDSQQQRSGVYPVQVLGPVQVPDTRQQRCGVYPVQVQGPVQVPDTRQQRCGVYPVQVQGPVQVPDSQQQRSGVYPVQVLGPVQVPDTQQQRCGVYPVQVQGPMQIPDYQQKRRGVYPAQVHTQENVPMLEEHKCSPYPVQVRCNAQSCDTYRKESSAYPAQVQLRAQVPGPEQQMYGAYSSQVQQQPHFRVADPAYPVMRPEQMQPSYLEGIAPQQVSTVCSIVSNAAQNAARHVWPKKLPTFSGDPEEWPVFIRAYEDSTIACGFTAVENAIKLEECLRGPARELIRPKLRFPNATAAAIETMRELYGKPQLLLKSLLTKVRRAEVPRADRLDSLIRFGLVVQELCDHIVAANMISHLNNPTLLDELVEKLPAAYKMEWSDFSEKYEEP, via the exons aTGCATACTAGTGGAAAAAGTGTTCGTGCTCGGAGCTCGCGTAGTTCCTGGTCGCAGTCATGGGAAATTGCAAGAGTTCAGAATAACCAGGAGCTCGAGCGACGCCTTCTAGATTTGGTTGAGAGACGGCTGAAGATGAAAATGCGGCATACCGAAGAATTGCTACGCTTGGAGGAATCTCTCGACAGCGATTCATCTTTGTCAGACAATGGAGAACGAACCTCCCAATGGGCGGAACAACAGTTGAACGCAGCATCTGATGAAAGCGAAGAGGAGCGAATGCTGCAGCGTAGCCGGTCGGCCGATATGGAGCAACGAGTGTCTACCAACAACCCGGCCACAGCGTCAGGACAGCAGAGTGAGTATCTGGCTCAGCCACAATGCGATGCGCAGGTCCGCGCCATGGAACAGCAGCCACGCCTCGAGCAGGTTCCCGTTTCGGAGCGGCAGCTGTGCAAGCAGTTTATCGGCATGGatatgcagcagcagcggtgtggTGCATTCCCCGTCCAGGCGCAAGGCCCCGCGCAGGTTCCCGattcccagcagcagcggtgtgaTGTGTACCCCGTCCAGGTGCAAGGCCCTGTGCAGGTTCCCgattcgcagcagcagcggtgtggCGTGTACCCCGTCCAGGTGCAAGGCCCCGTGCAG GTTCCCgatacgcagcagcagcggagtgGTGTGTACCTCGTCCAGGTGCAAGGCCCCGTGCAGGTTCCCGattaccagcagcagcagtgtgatGTGTACCCCGTCCAGGTGCAAGGCCCTGTGCAGGTTCCCgattcgcagcagcagcggagtgGTGTGTACCTCGTCCAGGTGCAAGGCCCCGTGCAGGTTCCCgattcgcagcagcagcggagtgGTGTGTACCCCGTCCAG GTGCTAGGCCCCGTGCAGGTTCCCGATACGCGGCAGCAGCGGTGTGGCGTGTACCCCGTCCAGGTGCAAGGCCCCGTGCAGGTTCCCgatacgcagcagcagcggagtgGTGTGTACCCCGTCCAGGTGCAAGGCCCCATGCAGGTTCCCgattcgcagcagcagcggagtgGTGTGTACCCCGTCCAGGTGCTAGGCCCCGTGCAGGTTCCCgattcgcagcagcagcggagtgGTGTGTACCCCGTCCAGGTGCTAGGCCCCGTGCAGGTTCCCGATACGCGGCAGCAGCGGTGTGGCGTGTACCCCGTCCAGGTGCAAGGCCCCGTGCAG GTTCCCGATACGCGGCAGCAGCGGTGTGGCGTGTACCCCGTCCAGGTGCAAGGCCCCGTGCAGGTTCCCgattcgcagcagcagcggagtgGTGTGTACCCCGTCCAGGTGCTAGGCCCCGTGCAGGTTCCCgatacgcagcagcagcggtgtggCGTGTACCCCGTCCAGGTGCAAGGCCCCATGCAGATTCCCGATTATCAGCAGAAGCGACGTGGTGTGTACCCTGCCCAGGTACACACCCAGGAGAATGTTCCTATGTTGGAGGAGCATAAATGTAGCCCGTACCCCGTCCAGGTACGATGCAACGCGCAGTCGTGCGACACGTATAGGAAGGAGTCCAGTGCGTACCCCGCCCAGGTACAATTACGTGCACAAGTCCCCGGTCCGGAGCAGCAAATGTATGGTGCCTATTCCAGCCAGGTACAACAGCAACCACATTTTAGAGTTGCGGATCCGGCATACCCCGTCATGCGTCCCGAACAGATGCAACCGTCTTACTTGGAAGGTATTGCCCCGCAACAGGTGAGTACCGTTTGTTCTATTGTTTCTAACGCTGCACAAAATGCAGCAAGGCATGTTTGGCCGAAGAAGCTTCCAACATTTTCAGGTGATCCAGAAGAATGGCCCGTATTTATAAGAGCATACGAAGATTCCACCATAGCCTGTGGATTTACGGCAGTTGAGAATGCTATAAAACTAGAGGAATGTTTAAGAGGTCCAGCGCGTGAGTTAATTCGCCCGAAGCTACGATTTCCTAacgcaacggcagcagcaatcgAAACAATGCGTGAATTGTACGGCAAACCGCAACTGTTATTGAAGAGCCTTTTGACTAAGGTGCGTAGAGCAGAAGTACCAAGAGCAGATCGGCTTGATTCGTTAATACGATTTGGCTTAGTTGTGCAGGAACTATGTGACCATATCGTAGCCGCTAATATGATATCGCACTTAAACAATCCGACATTGCTTGATGAACTCGTTGAAAAGTTGCCAGCTGCTTACAAAATGGAGTGGTCAGATTTCAGTGAAAAATATGAGGAGCCTTAA
- the LOC125907471 gene encoding uncharacterized protein LOC125907471 isoform X5 yields the protein MHTSGKSVRARSSRSSWSQSWEIARVQNNQELERRLLDLVERRLKMKMRHTEELLRLEESLDSDSSLSDNGERTSQWAEQQLNAASDESEEERMLQRSRSADMEQRVSTNNPATASGQQSEYLAQPQCDAQVRAMEQQPRLEQVPVSERQLCKQFIGMDMQQQRCGAFPVQAQGPAQVPDSQQQRCDVYPVQVQGPVQVPDSQQQRCGVYPVQVQGPVQVPDTQQQRSGVYLVQVQGPVQVPDSQQQRSGVYPVQVLGPVQVPDSQQQRSGVYPVQVLGPVQVPDTRQQRCGVYPVQVQGPVQVPDTRQQRCGVYPVQVQGPVQVPDSQQQRSGVYPVQVLGPVQVPDTQQQRCGVYPVQVQGPMQIPDYQQKRRGVYPAQVHTQENVPMLEEHKCSPYPVQVRCNAQSCDTYRKESSAYPAQVQLRAQVPGPEQQMYGAYSSQVQQQPHFRVADPAYPVMRPEQMQPSYLEGIAPQQVSTVCSIVSNAAQNAARHVWPKKLPTFSGDPEEWPVFIRAYEDSTIACGFTAVENAIKLEECLRGPARELIRPKLRFPNATAAAIETMRELYGKPQLLLKSLLTKVRRAEVPRADRLDSLIRFGLVVQELCDHIVAANMISHLNNPTLLDELVEKLPAAYKMEWSDFSEKYEEP from the exons aTGCATACTAGTGGAAAAAGTGTTCGTGCTCGGAGCTCGCGTAGTTCCTGGTCGCAGTCATGGGAAATTGCAAGAGTTCAGAATAACCAGGAGCTCGAGCGACGCCTTCTAGATTTGGTTGAGAGACGGCTGAAGATGAAAATGCGGCATACCGAAGAATTGCTACGCTTGGAGGAATCTCTCGACAGCGATTCATCTTTGTCAGACAATGGAGAACGAACCTCCCAATGGGCGGAACAACAGTTGAACGCAGCATCTGATGAAAGCGAAGAGGAGCGAATGCTGCAGCGTAGCCGGTCGGCCGATATGGAGCAACGAGTGTCTACCAACAACCCGGCCACAGCGTCAGGACAGCAGAGTGAGTATCTGGCTCAGCCACAATGCGATGCGCAGGTCCGCGCCATGGAACAGCAGCCACGCCTCGAGCAGGTTCCCGTTTCGGAGCGGCAGCTGTGCAAGCAGTTTATCGGCATGGatatgcagcagcagcggtgtggTGCATTCCCCGTCCAGGCGCAAGGCCCCGCGCAGGTTCCCGattcccagcagcagcggtgtgaTGTGTACCCCGTCCAGGTGCAAGGCCCTGTGCAGGTTCCCgattcgcagcagcagcggtgtggCGTGTACCCCGTCCAGGTGCAAGGCCCCGTGCAG GTTCCCgatacgcagcagcagcggagtgGTGTGTACCTCGTCCAGGTGCAAGGCCCCGTGCAG GTTCCCgattcgcagcagcagcggagtgGTGTGTACCCCGTCCAGGTGCTAGGCCCCGTGCAGGTTCCCgattcgcagcagcagcggagtgGTGTGTACCCCGTCCAGGTGCTAGGCCCCGTGCAGGTTCCCGATACGCGGCAGCAGCGGTGTGGCGTGTACCCCGTCCAGGTGCAAGGCCCCGTGCAG GTTCCCGATACGCGGCAGCAGCGGTGTGGCGTGTACCCCGTCCAGGTGCAAGGCCCCGTGCAGGTTCCCgattcgcagcagcagcggagtgGTGTGTACCCCGTCCAGGTGCTAGGCCCCGTGCAGGTTCCCgatacgcagcagcagcggtgtggCGTGTACCCCGTCCAGGTGCAAGGCCCCATGCAGATTCCCGATTATCAGCAGAAGCGACGTGGTGTGTACCCTGCCCAGGTACACACCCAGGAGAATGTTCCTATGTTGGAGGAGCATAAATGTAGCCCGTACCCCGTCCAGGTACGATGCAACGCGCAGTCGTGCGACACGTATAGGAAGGAGTCCAGTGCGTACCCCGCCCAGGTACAATTACGTGCACAAGTCCCCGGTCCGGAGCAGCAAATGTATGGTGCCTATTCCAGCCAGGTACAACAGCAACCACATTTTAGAGTTGCGGATCCGGCATACCCCGTCATGCGTCCCGAACAGATGCAACCGTCTTACTTGGAAGGTATTGCCCCGCAACAGGTGAGTACCGTTTGTTCTATTGTTTCTAACGCTGCACAAAATGCAGCAAGGCATGTTTGGCCGAAGAAGCTTCCAACATTTTCAGGTGATCCAGAAGAATGGCCCGTATTTATAAGAGCATACGAAGATTCCACCATAGCCTGTGGATTTACGGCAGTTGAGAATGCTATAAAACTAGAGGAATGTTTAAGAGGTCCAGCGCGTGAGTTAATTCGCCCGAAGCTACGATTTCCTAacgcaacggcagcagcaatcgAAACAATGCGTGAATTGTACGGCAAACCGCAACTGTTATTGAAGAGCCTTTTGACTAAGGTGCGTAGAGCAGAAGTACCAAGAGCAGATCGGCTTGATTCGTTAATACGATTTGGCTTAGTTGTGCAGGAACTATGTGACCATATCGTAGCCGCTAATATGATATCGCACTTAAACAATCCGACATTGCTTGATGAACTCGTTGAAAAGTTGCCAGCTGCTTACAAAATGGAGTGGTCAGATTTCAGTGAAAAATATGAGGAGCCTTAA